From a single Glycine soja cultivar W05 chromosome 19, ASM419377v2, whole genome shotgun sequence genomic region:
- the LOC114398126 gene encoding protein ROOT PRIMORDIUM DEFECTIVE 1 isoform X4 has product MSLSCILKHRIFPPPPSPFTLFIQRRWKKPTVSAQTRLEDRVREPHLDKLMSHLKRLDLVLRIHHLMSARKRGPFVSLTLLSRWRNILGLHVPVGPFLRKYPHVFLVFVHPFRKNTCCRITKRMKELILLEGLVVKQQETEAVKRVKKLLMMSLNGTLRLHALRLFKRELGLPEDFRDSILGKYSADFRLVDLEVVSLVDWDAELAVAQVEEWREKEYSEKWLSEFETKFAFPVSFPTGFKFERGFKERLKNWQRLPYAKPYERKEVVRVRTCGGIERYEKRAVAVLHELLSLTVEKMVEVDQLAHFRRDFGVEVNVRELLLRHPGFSKRW; this is encoded by the exons ATGAGCCTCTCGTGCATCCTCAAACACAGGATCTTCCCTCCACCCCCTTCCCCCTTCACCCTCTTCATCCAACGGCGATGGAAGAAACCCACCGTCTCCGCCCAAACCCGCTTAGAGGACAGAGTCCGAGAGCCCCACTTGGACAAACTCATGTCCCACCTCAAAAGACTCGACCTTGTTCTCAGAATCCACCACCTCATGTCCGCGCGCAAGCGCGGTCCCTTCGTCTCCCTCACCCTCCTCTCCCGCTGGCGAAACATCCTCGGACTCCACGTCCCCGTGGGGCCCTTCCTCCGCAAATACCCCCACGTGTTCCTCGTGTTCGTCCACCCTTTTAGAAAAAACACGTGCTGCAGGATCACCAAAAGGATGAAAGAGTTGATCTTGCTCGAAGGGCTGGTGGTTAAGCAGCAAGAAACGGAGGCTGTGAAGAGGGTAAAGAAGCTGTTAATGATGTCATTGAATGGCACTCTTCGTTTGCACGCCTTGAGGTTGTTCAAGAGAGAATTGGGTCTCCCTGAAGATTTCAGAGACTCCATTCTTGGCAAGTATAGTGCGGATTTCAGATTGGTTGATTTAGAGGTTGTGTCGTTGGTTGATTGGGACGCCGAATTGGCGGTGGCTCAGGTTGAGgaatggagggagaaggagtaCTCTGAGAAGTGGTTGAGTGAGTTTGAGACCAAGTTCGCGTTCCCCGTTAGTTTCCCAACTGGGTTTAAGTTCGAGAGAGGGTTTAAAGAGAGGTTGAAGAATTGGCAGAGGCTTCCTTACGCCAAGCCTTACGAGAGGAAAGAGGTTGTTCGGGTGAGGACGTGTGGAGGAATCGAACGGTACGAGAAGAGGGCTGTGGCTGTTCTTCATGAGCTGTTGAGTTTGACTGTGGAGAAGATGGTCGAGGTTGATCAGCTGGCTCATTTTCGGAGGGACTTTGGTGTCGAAGTTAATGTGCGTGAATTGCTGCTGAGGCACCCTG GATTCTCTAAAAGGTGGTAA
- the LOC114400763 gene encoding calmodulin-binding protein 25-like, producing the protein MASSQNVASIEPWMLRPPVTDSWLAEFFARDADTLTRALQKSLSGAVLPQDNHLSPFLHQPAAAAATPTVSSLSGSDQESAPRRRAAPPPSGKISKRKSRASKRSQTTFITADPANFRQMVQQVTGVRFGGAPIAPAAVVKPEPQRASGLARFPAGVGCLPTLDTSAFLLDHHQQQVVPASVNSGPGTGLSGPGPLPFAQPLLDAHAASFASSGLDFDTFSNFPTLESWKVM; encoded by the coding sequence ATGGCATCATCTCAGAACGTAGCCAGCATTGAGCCATGGATGCTTCGCCCACCTGTCACCGATTCATGGCTCGCAGAGTTCTTCGCTCGCGACGCCGATACCCTAACCAGGGCTCTTCAGAAGTCTCTCTCCGGCGCTGTTCTGCCGCAGGACAACCACCTTTCTCCGTTTCTGCACCAgcccgccgccgccgccgccaccCCCACCGTGTCCAGCCTCTCCGGCTCCGATCAGGAGTCGGCGCCGCGCCGCCGTGCGGCGCCTCCGCCCTCTGGGAAGATCTCCAAGAGGAAGTCGCGCGCCTCGAAGCGCTCGCAGACGACGTTCATCACCGCGGACCCCGCCAACTTCCGGCAGATGGTCCAGCAGGTTACCGGCGTGCGGTTCGGCGGCGCGCCAATTGCGCCGGCGGCGGTGGTGAAGCCCGAGCCGCAGCGCGCCTCGGGCCTCGCCAGGTTCCCCGCCGGCGTGGGGTGCCTTCCGACGCTCGACACGTCGGCCTTCCTGCTGGACCATCACCAGCAGCAGGTGGTGCCCGCCTCTGTTAACTCTGGGCCCGGCACCGGGCTTTCTGGGCCCGGCCCACTCCCCTTCGCCCAACCCCTCCTTGACGCTCACGCTGCTTCCTTCGCTTCCTCAGGGTTAGATTTTGACACCTTCTCCAACTTCCCCACTCTCGAGTCGTGGAAAGTCatgtga
- the LOC114398126 gene encoding protein ROOT PRIMORDIUM DEFECTIVE 1 isoform X2, producing MSLSCILKHRIFPPPPSPFTLFIQRRWKKPTVSAQTRLEDRVREPHLDKLMSHLKRLDLVLRIHHLMSARKRGPFVSLTLLSRWRNILGLHVPVGPFLRKYPHVFLVFVHPFRKNTCCRITKRMKELILLEGLVVKQQETEAVKRVKKLLMMSLNGTLRLHALRLFKRELGLPEDFRDSILGKYSADFRLVDLEVVSLVDWDAELAVAQVEEWREKEYSEKWLSEFETKFAFPVSFPTGFKFERGFKERLKNWQRLPYAKPYERKEVVRVRTCGGIERYEKRAVAVLHELLSLTVEKMVEVDQLAHFRRDFGVEVNQDSLKGGKWSHVVKMTRGSLG from the exons ATGAGCCTCTCGTGCATCCTCAAACACAGGATCTTCCCTCCACCCCCTTCCCCCTTCACCCTCTTCATCCAACGGCGATGGAAGAAACCCACCGTCTCCGCCCAAACCCGCTTAGAGGACAGAGTCCGAGAGCCCCACTTGGACAAACTCATGTCCCACCTCAAAAGACTCGACCTTGTTCTCAGAATCCACCACCTCATGTCCGCGCGCAAGCGCGGTCCCTTCGTCTCCCTCACCCTCCTCTCCCGCTGGCGAAACATCCTCGGACTCCACGTCCCCGTGGGGCCCTTCCTCCGCAAATACCCCCACGTGTTCCTCGTGTTCGTCCACCCTTTTAGAAAAAACACGTGCTGCAGGATCACCAAAAGGATGAAAGAGTTGATCTTGCTCGAAGGGCTGGTGGTTAAGCAGCAAGAAACGGAGGCTGTGAAGAGGGTAAAGAAGCTGTTAATGATGTCATTGAATGGCACTCTTCGTTTGCACGCCTTGAGGTTGTTCAAGAGAGAATTGGGTCTCCCTGAAGATTTCAGAGACTCCATTCTTGGCAAGTATAGTGCGGATTTCAGATTGGTTGATTTAGAGGTTGTGTCGTTGGTTGATTGGGACGCCGAATTGGCGGTGGCTCAGGTTGAGgaatggagggagaaggagtaCTCTGAGAAGTGGTTGAGTGAGTTTGAGACCAAGTTCGCGTTCCCCGTTAGTTTCCCAACTGGGTTTAAGTTCGAGAGAGGGTTTAAAGAGAGGTTGAAGAATTGGCAGAGGCTTCCTTACGCCAAGCCTTACGAGAGGAAAGAGGTTGTTCGGGTGAGGACGTGTGGAGGAATCGAACGGTACGAGAAGAGGGCTGTGGCTGTTCTTCATGAGCTGTTGAGTTTGACTGTGGAGAAGATGGTCGAGGTTGATCAGCTGGCTCATTTTCGGAGGGACTTTGGTGTCGAAGTTAAT CAGGATTCTCTAAAAGGTGGTAAGTGGAGCCATGTAGTTAAGATGACCCGAGGAAGTTTAGGGTGA
- the LOC114398126 gene encoding protein ROOT PRIMORDIUM DEFECTIVE 1 isoform X3 produces the protein MSLSCILKHRIFPPPPSPFTLFIQRRWKKPTVSAQTRLEDRVREPHLDKLMSHLKRLDLVLRIHHLMSARKRGPFVSLTLLSRWRNILGLHVPVGPFLRKYPHVFLVFVHPFRKNTCCRITKRMKELILLEGLVVKQQETEAVKRVKKLLMMSLNGTLRLHALRLFKRELGLPEDFRDSILGKYSADFRLVDLEVVSLVDWDAELAVAQVEEWREKEYSEKWLSEFETKFAFPVSFPTGFKFERGFKERLKNWQRLPYAKPYERKEVVRVRTCGGIERYEKRAVAVLHELLSLTVEKMVEVDQLAHFRRDFGVEVNDSLKGGKWSHVVKMTRGSLG, from the exons ATGAGCCTCTCGTGCATCCTCAAACACAGGATCTTCCCTCCACCCCCTTCCCCCTTCACCCTCTTCATCCAACGGCGATGGAAGAAACCCACCGTCTCCGCCCAAACCCGCTTAGAGGACAGAGTCCGAGAGCCCCACTTGGACAAACTCATGTCCCACCTCAAAAGACTCGACCTTGTTCTCAGAATCCACCACCTCATGTCCGCGCGCAAGCGCGGTCCCTTCGTCTCCCTCACCCTCCTCTCCCGCTGGCGAAACATCCTCGGACTCCACGTCCCCGTGGGGCCCTTCCTCCGCAAATACCCCCACGTGTTCCTCGTGTTCGTCCACCCTTTTAGAAAAAACACGTGCTGCAGGATCACCAAAAGGATGAAAGAGTTGATCTTGCTCGAAGGGCTGGTGGTTAAGCAGCAAGAAACGGAGGCTGTGAAGAGGGTAAAGAAGCTGTTAATGATGTCATTGAATGGCACTCTTCGTTTGCACGCCTTGAGGTTGTTCAAGAGAGAATTGGGTCTCCCTGAAGATTTCAGAGACTCCATTCTTGGCAAGTATAGTGCGGATTTCAGATTGGTTGATTTAGAGGTTGTGTCGTTGGTTGATTGGGACGCCGAATTGGCGGTGGCTCAGGTTGAGgaatggagggagaaggagtaCTCTGAGAAGTGGTTGAGTGAGTTTGAGACCAAGTTCGCGTTCCCCGTTAGTTTCCCAACTGGGTTTAAGTTCGAGAGAGGGTTTAAAGAGAGGTTGAAGAATTGGCAGAGGCTTCCTTACGCCAAGCCTTACGAGAGGAAAGAGGTTGTTCGGGTGAGGACGTGTGGAGGAATCGAACGGTACGAGAAGAGGGCTGTGGCTGTTCTTCATGAGCTGTTGAGTTTGACTGTGGAGAAGATGGTCGAGGTTGATCAGCTGGCTCATTTTCGGAGGGACTTTGGTGTCGAAGTTAAT GATTCTCTAAAAGGTGGTAAGTGGAGCCATGTAGTTAAGATGACCCGAGGAAGTTTAGGGTGA
- the LOC114398940 gene encoding protein sym-1-like, with amino-acid sequence MVYGGAMCAHAHKFLLSPRALNLCRQNTTRLQQFQTLTPLHSQSLPFNFKNSATPFKPTLIRLSALANDGSGGNGPRGGAGGGSDGPNSGGAGDGGGKWSFLSWYLALLGKYPVAVKALTSAILNLIGDLICQLVIDQVPSLDFKRTFVFTFLGFALVGPTLHFWYLYLSKLVTLPGASGALLRLVLDQFLFSPIFIGVFLSTLVTLEGNPSQAVPKLKQEWFSAVLANWKLWIPFQFLNFRFVPQQFQVLAANVIALVWNVILSFMAHKEVLPK; translated from the exons atggtgtatGGAGGAGCAATGTGCGCTCACGCGCACAAATTCCTACTCTCGCCCCGTGCCCTCAACCTTTGCCGTCAAAACACCACTCGCCTTCAACAATTTCAAACTCTCACTCCGCTCCACTCTCAATCCCTTCCTTTCAACTTCAAAAACTCCGCCACCCCCTTCAAACCCACCCTCATCCGCCTCTCCGCCCTCGCCAACGACGGCTCCGGCGGAAACGGCCCACGTGGCGGCGCCGGCGGAGGCTCTGACGGTCCCAATTCTGGCGGCGCCGGCGATGGAGGAGGCAAGTGGTCCTTCTTGTCATG GTACTTGGCTCTTCTTGGAAAATACCCTGTTGCCGTGAAAGCTCTAACATCTGCAATTTTGAATCTAATTGGAGATTTGATTTGTCAG CTTGTGATAGACCAAGTGCCGTCACTGGATTTCAAGAGGACATTTGTCTTTACTTTTCTTGGTTTTGCTTTAGTGGGTCCAACACTGCATTTCTG GTATTTGTATCTGAGTAAATTGGTTACACTTCCTGGAGCATCAGGTGCACTTTTACGGCTTGTACTTGATCAG TTCTTATTTTCACCCATATTCATCGGAGTTTTCTTATCTACATTGGTGACACTGGAGGGAAACCCATCACAAGCTGTACCCAAGCTTAAACAG GAGTGGTTTTCTGCAGTTCTAGCAAACTGGAAACTATGGATACCTTTTCAATTTCTCAACTTCAGATTTGTTCCACAACAATTTCAG GTCCTTGCTGCCAATGTTATTGCTTTGGTGTGGAATGTTATTCTCTCATTTATGGCACATAAAGAGGTTCTTCCAAAATAG
- the LOC114398373 gene encoding aladin-like — MASFPPPGSFTLCEVNRDLITVDALSDDRANQTYGKILGLVFSPVPFHYLENDASDQEGPTATETAAGESVQRKSPVALLQGLVNNYLGRLFYPNDVHLLPEVDLQGVSWHPNKHIIAFISAPTQVLVRDYQESEGKDPSILTNESQRDARVLEWRPNGGKMLAVGCKGGICMWAASYPGNAASVRSGAASFLGGLSRSSGNRYILVDFLRSPYDEHVSALSWSPDGRYLASASYESSSFTVWDFAQGVGTPIRRGLGGISMLKWSPTGDYFFASKFDGTFYLWETNTWTSEQWSSTSGFVKGATWDPDGRMILLAFSESSTLGSIHFASKPPSLDAHLLPVDLPEILSLTGSQGIEKIAWDNSGERLAVSFKGGDDMYRGLIAIYDTRRTPLISTSLIGFIRGPGDKPKPISFSFHGKFKQGPLLSVCWSSGFCCTYPLLFRSHMLP; from the exons ATGGCTTCCTTCCCTCCTCCTGGTTCATTCACTCTCTGCGAAGTCAATCGTGACCTAA TCACCGTCGACGCCCTGTCCGACGATCGAGCCAACCAAACCTACGGAAAAATCCTC GGATTGGTGTTCAGTCCCGTCCCGTTTCACTATCTGGAGAACGACGCTTCCGATCAGGAAGGTCCAACAGCGACGGAGACCGCTGCCGGAGAAAGCGTTCAGAGGAAAAGTCCGGTGGCACTCTTGCAAGGGCTTGTAAACAACTATCTCGGACGCCTCTTTTACCCTAACGAT GTGCATTTGTTGCCGGAGGTTGATCTTCAAGGAGTAAGCTGGCACCCTAATAAGCATATAATTGCTTTTATCTCTGCCCCAACACAAGTTTTAGTTCGTGATTACCAAGAGTCTG AGGGAAAGGATCCAAGTATTTTGACAAATGAGTCGCAGAGAGATGCTAGAGTGCTGGAGTGGAGGCCCAATGGTGGGAAAATGCTTGCTGTGGGTTGCAA GGGTGGAATTTGCATGTGGGCTGCTTCTTATCCTGGAAATGCTGCATCTGTTAGATCTGGAGCTGCTTCCTTTTTAGGAGGTTTGTCTAGAAGCTCAGGGAATCGGTATATCCTGGTCGATTTTCTTCGTAGTCCATATGATGAGCATGTTAGTGCTCTAAGTTGGAGTCCAGATGGAAG ATACTTAGCATCTGCTTCATATGAAAGCTCCTCGTTCACTGTATGGGATTTTGCTCAAG GTGTGGGAACACCCATTCGACGTGGATTAGGAGGCATATCTATGCTGAAGTGGTCACCTACTGGAGATTACTTCTTTGCTTCAAAATT TGATGGAACATTTTATCTTTGGGAAACAAACACATGGACATCAGAACAATGGTCATCAACTAGTGGTTTTGTCAAG GGTGCAACATGGGATCCAGATGGGCGTATGATACTTCTTGCATTTTCTGAATCGTCAACTTTGGGATCTATTCACTTTGCATCAAAGCCTCCGTCACTAG ATGCACATTTGTTACCTGTTGATTTGCCAGAAATATTATCATTGACAGGCAG TCAGGGAATTGAAAAGATAGCATGGGATAATTCCGGGGAGCGATTGGCTGTGTCTTTTAAAGGTGGAGATGATATGTATAGGGGTCTGATCGCCATATATGATACAAGAAGAACTCCTCTTATATCTACATCATTAAT TGGATTTATAAGAGGGCCTGGTGACAAGCCAAAACCaatctcattttcatttcacGGGAAGTTTAAGCAGGGACCATTGCTTTCTGTG tGCTGGAGTAGTGGGTTTTGTTGCACGTACCCCCTCTTATTTCGTTCTCATATGCTACCATAG
- the LOC114398126 gene encoding protein ROOT PRIMORDIUM DEFECTIVE 1 isoform X1: protein MSLSCILKHRIFPPPPSPFTLFIQRRWKKPTVSAQTRLEDRVREPHLDKLMSHLKRLDLVLRIHHLMSARKRGPFVSLTLLSRWRNILGLHVPVGPFLRKYPHVFLVFVHPFRKNTCCRITKRMKELILLEGLVVKQQETEAVKRVKKLLMMSLNGTLRLHALRLFKRELGLPEDFRDSILGKYSADFRLVDLEVVSLVDWDAELAVAQVEEWREKEYSEKWLSEFETKFAFPVSFPTGFKFERGFKERLKNWQRLPYAKPYERKEVVRVRTCGGIERYEKRAVAVLHELLSLTVEKMVEVDQLAHFRRDFGVEVNVRELLLRHPGIFYLSTKGKTLTVFLREAYRKGGLVEPNPVYETRRNMLDLVLLGCRKTKLLLDCDESNKEESNVVACEVNEEGERQGDWVIPFLEKCEENRSP from the coding sequence ATGAGCCTCTCGTGCATCCTCAAACACAGGATCTTCCCTCCACCCCCTTCCCCCTTCACCCTCTTCATCCAACGGCGATGGAAGAAACCCACCGTCTCCGCCCAAACCCGCTTAGAGGACAGAGTCCGAGAGCCCCACTTGGACAAACTCATGTCCCACCTCAAAAGACTCGACCTTGTTCTCAGAATCCACCACCTCATGTCCGCGCGCAAGCGCGGTCCCTTCGTCTCCCTCACCCTCCTCTCCCGCTGGCGAAACATCCTCGGACTCCACGTCCCCGTGGGGCCCTTCCTCCGCAAATACCCCCACGTGTTCCTCGTGTTCGTCCACCCTTTTAGAAAAAACACGTGCTGCAGGATCACCAAAAGGATGAAAGAGTTGATCTTGCTCGAAGGGCTGGTGGTTAAGCAGCAAGAAACGGAGGCTGTGAAGAGGGTAAAGAAGCTGTTAATGATGTCATTGAATGGCACTCTTCGTTTGCACGCCTTGAGGTTGTTCAAGAGAGAATTGGGTCTCCCTGAAGATTTCAGAGACTCCATTCTTGGCAAGTATAGTGCGGATTTCAGATTGGTTGATTTAGAGGTTGTGTCGTTGGTTGATTGGGACGCCGAATTGGCGGTGGCTCAGGTTGAGgaatggagggagaaggagtaCTCTGAGAAGTGGTTGAGTGAGTTTGAGACCAAGTTCGCGTTCCCCGTTAGTTTCCCAACTGGGTTTAAGTTCGAGAGAGGGTTTAAAGAGAGGTTGAAGAATTGGCAGAGGCTTCCTTACGCCAAGCCTTACGAGAGGAAAGAGGTTGTTCGGGTGAGGACGTGTGGAGGAATCGAACGGTACGAGAAGAGGGCTGTGGCTGTTCTTCATGAGCTGTTGAGTTTGACTGTGGAGAAGATGGTCGAGGTTGATCAGCTGGCTCATTTTCGGAGGGACTTTGGTGTCGAAGTTAATGTGCGTGAATTGCTGCTGAGGCACCCTGGTATATTTTACTTATCTACTAAAGGGAAGACTCTAACTGTTTTTCTTAGGGAAGCTTATAGGAAAGGGGGGTTGGTTGAGCCGAATCCCGTGTATGAGACGCGTAGGAATATGTTGGATCTTGTGTTGTTAGGGTGTAGGAAAACCAAACTATTGTTAGATTGTGATGAGTCTAATAAGGAAGAGAGTAATGTTGTAGCCTGTGAAGTAAATGAGGAAGGTGAAAGACAAGGAGATTGGGTGATTCCTTTCTTGGAGAAATGTGAGGAGAATAGATCCCCTTGA